In Plasmodium chabaudi chabaudi strain AS genome assembly, chromosome: 9, the sequence TGATGCAAATGAAGCGGATTTAGATAATAATGACTTTTATAATGAAGCGGAAGCTAAGTATTTTGAAAGAGACGACGAAGttatagaaataaatatgaatgaaGGTTTatgatttaattaaaaattaaagtaataaaatatcatcattttatattttcgaAATAGACAAagtttaatattaatttttaatttaattactttgattaattaaaaaatatgcattctcaagttaaaattataaggaATTTACACccacaaataataaaaagttcctttataaatattttacatatataatacaataatttatatattcaaaataatttttttgtttacatatataaatgctaATTGCCGAATTTTACATGTGTGGCAtgcatttataattttaattatataatgataaattaaCACTTTAATGGTCATATTACACACAAAATTaaatcattaaaaaaatatctcatatttattaaaatatttgcaatttttttattttttttaacttttatattttttcgttttttttttgttattattataattttatatataacttttgttgctatatataaaaaacaaatttataacttGCATTAATATGCAAAAAGATGTTTATCAATATTACTAACGATATACGGTTTCTATCATCTTAggattatattataaaaatttcgattaaaagtaataaaaaaaatcaaacaAGAAATTCACCATAATCGGAAATtggtattttatataaatttgatcATGCTACTGTTATTATGAATAGAAGTATTTAGTTGTAGATCTAACCACATGTAAGcataatataattcttagcttaaattaaatttttttaatattaaaaaatataagagcATGCTTTATACTCAAAGTAAAGGAAAATCTATAAAAcaccaaaaataaatggaaaGAAGTAGAaaaactattatttttatataattattaatatactaTCCATGCTGCCATAACtgttattaattaattaattaatatatttttatctataattatattaaaattatatattacaacttgtatcattttaaaaaatgttgtattttttataatatttctctaactttatattttccacTTTAAATTATTGGCATACtatgataaataatataattttttttccacggttattcaaatataagatatatatatttaattccatacatgatatattttataaattttatttttaatttaataactataaaaatatagactTGTATATCCATAATAgaacatataattaaagttatatatttttagatgCTATAATTTCGAGAGtttgtaaattattatatttttatatattcattatttataaaagatgTTATTATTGGTGTTTCTTTGtattcaaattatttaaataaaaaatatattgaatttataaacctgataaaaatatacaaatttatcgtttaaatattattttatatttatttaaatatatactagtTTTATAAGTTTcctaaaattattttcctttgattatattattcttaTACAACCTTTACAGGATTtgattattaatttttaaaataatactacatattttatttatcacTCCAAAATGGATAAATTCTACATTAAGGCCgtcctttttcttttaaactTGTTCGCATATATGAACAATAATGCTCTTGCAAGCGAGCGTtctccaaaaaaaaaaggtatTTGTTCTTTATTCAAAAAGGCTTCAAACAAGAATATGTAAGAAATTagtaaaacatatatatacatactcatgcaatatacatatttataacaatgtgataataaaaataccgttatataaatacatttttttacacttaaaaacataaatataatttagtGATGCCACTTCGCCCAATAATATATCGAATCAAATTGATGAACCATCCGACCCCTTAGTGTGCACCAATCCTGATGAAATTGAACAAGTAGAAAAACTTATGGCTGAAGCTATAGAAAAATTGCAAGAACATGCAATACATTCCAATGATTACGAATTATATCATCCTTATGATGAAGATACAAATGTATATTGTAAGAAGCATAAGCATCTAACCGTTCAAAAAGTTGATACTAAAGCCCATAATATCGATAAGGTATGTATTAGCaaatcaaattttttaagccataaaattaatcccaaataaaaattaatatgtattaatccttcttatatatattttttgttatattagTATGATGATGTAGTAGACTATCTATTCACCTTGGATAATGTCAAGCATTATGGTTATCTCGATGTTAAaggtatataaaaatatttaattaatcaatttaatatatggtTATCAACCTTTATCCATGTTTATTGCtttgttattattgtcCTATtctactatttttatatataattgtgttaattttcataacattttaatttatatttatgcaaaattataatttttttaggaCAAATTGCCCGTGAATACAATCCAAATTTAGTAATGATACATCACCGCTATATAGATCTTCTTAATGGATTTAAaggatatttttatgcCATAG encodes:
- a CDS encoding fam-a protein, which encodes MDKFYIKAVLFLLNLFAYMNNNALASERSPKKKGICSLFKKASNKNIDATSPNNISNQIDEPSDPLVCTNPDEIEQVEKLMAEAIEKLQEHAIHSNDYELYHPYDEDTNVYCKKHKHLTVQKVDTKAHNIDKYDDVVDYLFTLDNVKHYGYLDVKGQIAREYNPNLVMIHHRYIDLLNGFKGYFYAIAGKYQISEDTTVIAITSANINDHNEHDQNFYRNHIVESANSFETEVNSDKCIRKGLLNKMYINLSGYIIKKKSQYIQVTSIHSMEMDTHNAPENTDKAFTSDRIVIMVDVKLKFSRK